The genomic stretch AGGGCGTCCTGAAGGACATACGGGTGGTCCTCGTGCTGCCCACGCCCGGCATGTTCGGTGTTCCCGTGTTCGCCGAGGAACTCGAACGGGTCGTGGCCCGCTACGGCATCGAGGTGCGCAAGAACAGCGAACTGGTGGAAGTGGACCCGGACGGCCGCGCCGCGGTCATCGTCGACCACACATCAGGGGCCAAGGACTCCCTCCGTTTCGACATGATGCACCTCGTGCCGCCCCAGTCGGCGCCCGACTGGCTGAAGGAGACTCCGCTGGCCGATCCGGCGGATCCGGCGGGGTATGCGGAGATCGACAAGCACACCCTGCGTCATGTGCGCCACCCCGACATCTTCGCGCTCGGCGACGCCGGCTCGTCGCCCAACTCCAAGACCGGGGCCGCGATCCGCAAGCAGGCACCGGTCGTCGCCCGGAACCTCGCCGCGAGCCTCACGAGCACCGAGCCGCCGCCCGCCTCGTACGACGGATACTCCTCCTGTCCGATCACCACCTCACGGCACAGCATGCTGCTGGCCGAGTTCGACTACACCCTGCGGCACCGCCCCACGCTCCCGCTCATCGACACGACACATGAACGCCGGGACATGTGGTACCTCAAGCGCTACGGACTGCCGTTCCTCTACTGGAACTTGATGCTCCGCGGACGCGCCTGAGACCAGCCCGCGGGCGTCCACGCCGGTCGTGAGCCGCACAAGGCCGACAACCACACCGACGGGTGGTGTGCAGCCGGCACTTCCCGGGGCCGGCTGCCGCGCGGGCTGCCGCTGGGGCCGGTCGCCTCGCTCACAGGGCCGCGAACCGTCCGCCGACGTGAGTGCCCGCACCTCACGGGCCTAGATTCATCCGTCATGACAGACGACGACGGTGCACGGCGCGTGGACATCGTCCACCGGCCCGGCGATCCACCGAGCGAGGCGCTGCGGGTGCGAGTGGGCGACGAGATCGCGGTCACCCTGCACGGATCGCCCGCCTACGGCTGGACACCGGTCGAGGTGACCGAGGGGCCGTTGGCGGTGGTCGAGGCGCACGCCACCGAGGGAACCGTACATGCCACATTCAGGGCGACCGCTGCCGGTGTGGCGGGGCTGCGGTCGACCTCGTCGTTCCGCGGGGACCGGTTCGGGCCCCGGACGCGGCTGTGGCGGCTGCAGGTCCACGTCGATCAGTCATAGGCGGAGGAGGCGCCGTCACGGGGCCACGGTGAGAGTACGCCGACACGACGATGCCTCAAGACGCCCCCGGATGGCGGGGATGCAGGGCAATCCCTGCGTCGGCACAGGGGAAACCCTGTGTCTTTACGGTGGGTTGACTGTGCCCCGTAAATTCTCGATTGCTTGGCGTGATTTCGCCGTCAACTCCCTTGTTACGTGTCATGTCCGGTGCAAGCATCCCGCATTGCGAACACGCGCTCCCTCGGCGTGAACGTCCTTCTCTCCCCGACACGCCGGGTCAACCCCGGCTGCCCGAAAGGATGTTCCGTGACCCGGTCCAGACGCAGACGCACACGCAGACGCGGCCTGACAGCCGCGCTCACCGCGATCCTCACCGCTGTTCCCGCTCTCTGGTTCGCCGCTCCCGCGGCCCAGGCCGACCCCGCGCCCCACACTCCGGCGGCCCACCGCTCGGCCGACACCGGCCCCGCCGTACGCCACGACACCTCCCCCACCCTGCGTTCCATGGCCGCCCACGCACACCACGGGCACCATGGCAAGAAGGTGCAGGACGACGATCCCGGTGAGCAGCGGCTGCCGCACCCGCCCGCCTCTCCCCTCCCCGACCCGGTCGTCCAGTCCAGCCCGGGTGGCCCGTCCGCGCCCTCCACAGGGACGAATTTCGAGGGCATCGGCGCCGGCAACTACTCGATCACCGGCGTCCCGCCGGACCCCAACGCGGCCGTCGGCGCCGGCCAGATCGTCGAGACCGTGAACACCGCCTACGCGGTGTACTCCAAGTCCGGCGCCACGGTCCTCGCTCCGACCGACACCAGCACGCTCTGGTCCGGGTTCGGTGGCTCCTGCCAGACCACCAACGACGGTGACGCGGTGGTCCGCTGGGACACGCTCGCGAGCCGCTGGGTGGTGACACAGTTCGCCAACGTCTCCTCGGCCTCCGGGCCGTACTACGAGTGCGTGGCCGTCTCCACCGGCACGGACGCGACCGGCAGCTACTACCGCTACTCGTTCCAGTACGCCGACTTCCCGGACTACCCGAAGCTGTCGGTGTGGCCGGACGCGTACTACGTCACGTACAACATGTTCACCGCCTCCGGCAGCTTCCTCGACGCCGAGGCGTGCGCGCTGAACAGGTCAGCCATGCTGACCGGTGCGGCCGCGGGCCAGCAGTGCTTCACCACCTCGTCCTCCTACGGCGGCCTGCTCGGCGCCGACCTGGACGGCTCGACCGCGCCACCGTCCGGCGAACCGGAGCTGATGACGGGTCTGGGGACGACGAGTACGACACTGGCGTACTGGAAGTTCCACACCGACTGGACCACTCCGGCCAACTCCAGCTTCAGCGGGCCGACTTCGCTGACCGTGGCGTCGTACACCACGGCCTGTGGCAGCTCGGGCACCTGCATCCCGCAGAGCGGGACCAGTCAGCAGTTGGACTCGCTCTCCGACCGGTTGATGTTCCGGCTGGCGTACCGGAACTTCGGGGACCATGAGTCGCTGGTGGTCAACCATGCGGTGACGGCAGGCAGTTCGGTGGGCGTGCGCTGGTACGAGCTGCGGATGTCCGGCGGGAATCCGACCGTGTACCAGCAGGGGACGTACGCGCCCGACTCCACCTACCGGTGGATGGGCTCGATCGCCGAGGACAAGGCGGGCAACATCGCCCTCGGCTACTCCCAGTCCTCGTCCTCGGCGCACCCGTCGAGCCGGTACACCGGACGCCTGGCCGGGGACACCCTCGGCACGATGACACAGGGCGAGGTCACCGCGATCACCGGCGGCGGCTCGCAGACGAGTTACAGCCGCTGGGGCGACTACACCTCGATGGCCGTCGACCCCACGGACGACTGCACCTTCTGGTACACGAACGAGTACATCCCGGCCAACGGCAACTTCAACTGGCACACCAGGCTCGCCTCGTTCACGCTGCCCAACTGCGGCTCCACCGCGAGCAATGACTTCTCGGTGTCCGTCAGCCCGGCCTCGGCGAGCGTCGCGGCAGGTTCCCCGGCGACCACCACCGTGTCCACCGCGGTCACCTCCGGCTCGGCGCAGTCGGTGAGCCTGTCCGCGTCCGGGCTGCCCAGCGGGGCGACCGCGTCCTTCACCCCGTCGACGGTGACCGCCGGCGGCTCGTCGACGCTGACGGTGGGCACGTCCTCGTCGACGCCGGCGGGAACGTACAACATCACCGTCACGGGTACGGGCGCTTCGGCCACCCACACCGCCACCTTCACGCTGACGGTCACCTCCGGCGGCGGTGGCGGGATCACCAACGGCGGCTTCGAGACGGGCAGTCTGACCGGCTGGACCTCGACGGGAACCACGTCCGTGGTCAACTCCGGTGCCCACAGCGGGACATACGCCGCCCGCGTCGGCGGCACCTCGCCGACCAACGGCGACTCCTCGATCGCCCAGACCTTCACCGCACCGTCCGGGACCAGCACGCTCGGCTTCTTCTACAACGTGACCTGCCCGGACACGCTCACCTACGACTGGGCGACGGCCACCCTGAAGGACAACACCACCGGTACGACCACCACGGTGCTGGCCAAGACCTGTGTGTCGTCCTCCGGCTGGATCCAGAAGACCGCCTCGGTCACGGCCGGGCACAGCTACACGCTCACCCTGATCAGCCACGACGACAACTACTCGGGTGACGCCACCTACACCCGCTACGACGACGTGACCCTCTCCTGATCCACCGGACTGATCCACCGACGTCGTCCCCCGGGGTGGGCCGCCCACCGCGCATCGGTCGCCCACCCCGCCACCGAACCGCCATCCACGACAAGGGGTCTCCTCATGTCGCGCACCGCTCTCCGCAGATCCGTCGCGACCACCGTCACCGCCCTGCTCTCCCTGGGCGGGCTGCTCCTCGCCTCGCACCCGGCCCTCGCCGACGTCTCCAACGGCGGCTTCGAGTCGGGCAGTCTGACCGGCTGGACGACCGCCGGTACGACTGCAGTGGTCAACTCCGGCGCCCACAGCGGGACATACGCCGCCCGTGTCGGCGGCACCACGCCCACCAACGGCGACTCGTCGATCGCCCAGACCTTCACCGCGCCGACCAGCGCCAACCAACTGTCCTTCTGGTACAGTGTCACCTGCCCAGACACGCTCACCTACGACTGGGCCACGGCCACCCTCGCCGACACGACGGCCGGCACCACGACGACCGTGCTGGCCAAGACCTGCACCAACGGCCAGGGCTGGCAGCAGGTCACCTCGGCCGTTACCGCCGGGCACAGCTACACCCTCACACTCGTCAGCCACGACGACAACTACGCGGGCGACGCCACCTACACGCTCTACGACGACGTCGCCTTCACCACCGCCACCCCGCCGCCCGGTCTGACCCAGGTCAGCACGGACCCGTTCACCAACACCTCCAGTCAGCACGCCACCGAGCTGGAACCCGACACCTTCGCGTACGGCAACACGATCGTCGCCTCCTCCCAGGTCGGCCGGTTCACCGACGGCGGCTCCTCCGACATCGGCTGGAACACCTCCACCGACGGCGGCACAACCTGGCAGCACGGCATGCTCCCCGGCATCACCACCTACCAGGGCGGCACCTGGGCCCGCGTCTCGGACCCGTCCGTTGCCTACGACGCCAAGCACGGCACCTGGATGGTCACCGGACTGGTCATCGACTCCAACGTCAACGGCGCAGGCGTCACCGTCAGCCGCTCCGCGAACGGCACCAGCTGGCAGAACCCCGTCATGGCGGTCGGCAACGACGGCCAGGGCTACGACAAGGAATGGATCGTCTGCGACAACAGCACCTCCAGCGCGTACTACGGCACCTGCTATGTCGAGGTCGACATCACCTCGTCCGGCAACCGTGTGGTCATGAGCCGGTCCACCGACGGCGGCGCCACCTGGTCCAGCCCCGTGTCGCCCTCCGGCAATCCGACCGGGCTGGGCGGCCAGCCGCTCGTCCAGCCGAACGGCACGGTCGTGGTCCCCTACTCCACCAACGGGTCCTCGATTCGTGCCTTCAACTCCACCAATGGCGGCTCCAGTTGGAGCTCCAGCACGCTGATCGCCAACGTCAGCAGCCACGCCGTGGCCGGCAACCTCCGCGACGGTGAGGGCCTGCCGTCCGCCGAGATCGACGGCTCCGGCAAGATCTACGTCGCCTGGCAGGACTGCCGCTTCCGCTCCGGCTGCCCCGCCAACGACATCGTCTACTCCACCTCGACCAACGGCACCAGCTGGTCGGCCGTGACCCGCGTCCCGATCGACGCCACCACCAGCAGCGTCGACCACTTCATCCCCGGCATCGGCATCGACCCCACCACCTCGGGCAGCACGGCGAAGATCGGCCTCTACTACTACTTCTACCCGGACGCCAATTGCACCTCCTCCACCTGCCAGCTGGAGGTCGGCTACATCTCCTCCGCCAACGGCGGCAGCACCTGGAGCAGGCCGGCCACCGTCGCAGGGCCCATGTCCCTGTCCCAGATCGCCGACACCACGCAGGGCAGCATGGTCGGCGACTACATCTCCACCTCGGTCATCAGCGGCAAGGCCGTCTCCACCTTCGCCGTGGGCAAGACGCCGGCCAACGGCCAGGCCTTCGACGAAGCCCTCTACACCGCAGGGCCTCTCGCCGTCACCGGCGGCAGCGCCCGCTCGACCGCCCACGGCGCGGCGAGCGTCACCGCCCCCTCCAAGTCCGCCGGATCCGGCCCCCTGCCGACTCGGCGCTGATCTCTCCGCTTGTCCGTTCCGAGGTGCGTTCCGGTGTCCGCCGGAACGCACCTCTGTGACAGCCGGAGTGCCGCCCCCGGGCCATGCCCGCGCCCGGAACCGACCAGCGCGGTGGGGCGTCCAACCCGTATGAAGCGCCCCCTGCGCACGACGCTCGCCGTCCCGGCCCTGGCCGCCGTGCTGTCGGCTGCCGGATGCGCGGACTCCCGCGGGTCCGGAACACCGGGCGCGTCCGGCTCCGGGATCGAGGGCCGCACCACGGTCGACGGCGGCTGCCCGGTGATCCGCGTACACAGCCCCTGCCCCGACCGGCCCCTGCGCGCCCGGCTGACCATCACCGGCCGGGGTGCCGAAAGGACGGTCGCCGAGACCACCAGCGGTGCCGACGGCCACTTCCGTGTCTCACTGCCGCCGGGCACCTACACCGTCCATCCCGCCAACCTCACCGGCGCGGTCGCGCCGATCGCCCAGCCGACGAACGTCACCGTCACCGTCGGACGGTTCGCCACGGTCGTCATCCCGTTCGACTCGCGTATCCGCTGAGTCCCCCTGCTCCCGAGGGGAACCGAACCGCGGTCGAGAACGTCGCACGGGCGTCCAGCCGTACGAAGGAGTGGTCATGATGAGGGACAGCAGCAGACCCGGACGCGTGTCCTGGCCTCGGCTCGGAGCCGTGCTGGTGACCGTCTCCTGCCTCGTGACCGCCTGCGGAGGCAGCGGCCACGGCTCGCACCCGGACGCGACACCACCGGCCCCTTCGGCCGATCCTGTCACCCGAGGCCCCTCGCAGAGCAGTCCCGGCACACCGCGCCCCCGCTGCGTCACCCGCTCCGCAACCCTCACCCACGGCCCCGGCGAGCCCTCCGTACACGACCTGTGCGTGCGATCCGGTACGACGGTCACCGTGATCCTTCAGCCCCGCCCCCAGGGCCCCTGGCCGCGGCCGCGCACCAGCAACCCGATGCTGGCGCTCGTGACGTCCACCGCCACCGACGGCAAGGGCGCCACCCGCGTGACGGTGCGTTCCGCGCGCACCGGGTCGGTGACCATCACCTGGGGGCCGGACAGCACGCCGGTCTTCACGCTTCGGCTGAGTGTGGCGGCGTATCCGGTGCAGTGAGCCCGAACGTCGGACGGCCGGTGCGCCCCGTAAGAGGGGCCGCACCGGCCGTCGTCGTACGACGCAGCGTACGGGTGGTAATCAGTCCTTACGGGCCTTGAGGCGCCGTACGTCGAAGGACCAGATGCCGCGTCCGTGGGTGGCGGCGTACAGCGTGCCGTCGGGGCCGAGGCGCAGCTGCATCACGGCCGTGGTGGGCAGGTCGTGGCCCAGGACCAGCCACTTCGTGGCGCCGGCGGGGCGGTAGAAGGTGGCCAGGTCGGTGCCGAGGGCGAGGCCGCCGTTCGGGAGGAGCTTGACGGTGTCGGCGGGGACGTCGGGCAGGTTGGCCGAGATGTCCGTCCAGCTGGCGCCGCCGTCCTTGGACTCGAAGACGTGGCCCACGCCGGCGCCCGGTCCCTCGGTCCACTTGCGGGAGAAGCCGTTGATCGCCACGTACACGTGCTGGGCGTCGGCCGGGTCGATCTCGAAGCCGGAGACGTACCGGTTCGGGATGGTGCCGTCGACCGGGAGGTTGAGCTGGTGCCAGCCGGTGCCGTCGGCGTTGCCGACCGCGATGCCCCGGGTGAAGCCCTGGTTGTTGCAGGGCCCGCACCAGCCGACGTACACCGTGCCACCCGAAGACGCCACGGCCGTGGCCACATGGCCCTCACCGAGGTCGTAGGCGTTCGCCCACTCCTTGCCGGAGCGGATCGCGAAGCCCTTGGTGTTCACCCACACGTGCCGGCCACCGGCGATCCAGGTGCCCGTGTCCTTGGCGTCGGCGGCGATCGGGGCGATGAAGCGGGCGCCCGCGCCGCCCTGGTCCTTGTCCGGCGGGGCGACCTCGTACTCGGTGGCCTTCGACGGGTCCGTCGACCACGAGCCGTCGTTCACACCACAGTTCTGCGTGACCCACACGTCCAGGTAGACGTACTCGGCGGCGATGTTGCAGCCGTTGGCCGGGTCGGCGATCGTGTCACCGCCGTCACCGCCGAAGTTCGAACCCATCACCTTGTCACGGCCGCGCAGGATCGACTGACCGTTGTCCTGCAGGCCACCGGTCACCGAGACGCCACCATTGGTGAGGTCCTTGCCGACGCCCACCGAGTAGTACTGGAGGGTGTCGAGGGTGCCGTCGCTCAGGGACTGCCAGTCCTTGGCGTGGCCGCCGGAGTCGACCGCGCCGTTGAGCGGGCGGCGGTAGATGCCGCCGTCGTTGCCGACGTACGCCCAGGTCTTGCCCTGGTAGCTGCCGATCGCGACCGCGTGCTGGTCGGAGTGGGTCGTGGGCGAGCAGTCACCCGTCTGCTTCGAGGGGTCGATGCTCCAGCAGGGGAAGGGGAAGTTCCAGTACGGGCCCGGAGTCGTCCAGCTCTGCCCGCCGTTCTTGGTCTCGAAGACCTCCTCCAGACCGAGGTAGAGGTGATCCGGGTTGGCCGGGTCGACCTGGAGGAACTGGTTGTACCAGGC from Streptomyces roseochromogenus subsp. oscitans DS 12.976 encodes the following:
- a CDS encoding NAD(P)/FAD-dependent oxidoreductase: MTIEAHHKVLIVGGGTAGISVAARLRRHGIHDIGLVEPSATHYYQPLWTLVGGGRATAAASARPQRSVLPKGVSWIRGRVETVDPGGRTVGTADGRTIGYDRLVVCPGIQLDWNRVPGMAQAVTAPHTSSNYTYELAPKTWDLIRSMRSGTAVFTMPSGPIKCGGAPQKIAYLAADHWREQGVLKDIRVVLVLPTPGMFGVPVFAEELERVVARYGIEVRKNSELVEVDPDGRAAVIVDHTSGAKDSLRFDMMHLVPPQSAPDWLKETPLADPADPAGYAEIDKHTLRHVRHPDIFALGDAGSSPNSKTGAAIRKQAPVVARNLAASLTSTEPPPASYDGYSSCPITTSRHSMLLAEFDYTLRHRPTLPLIDTTHERRDMWYLKRYGLPFLYWNLMLRGRA
- a CDS encoding exo-alpha-sialidase; this encodes MSRTALRRSVATTVTALLSLGGLLLASHPALADVSNGGFESGSLTGWTTAGTTAVVNSGAHSGTYAARVGGTTPTNGDSSIAQTFTAPTSANQLSFWYSVTCPDTLTYDWATATLADTTAGTTTTVLAKTCTNGQGWQQVTSAVTAGHSYTLTLVSHDDNYAGDATYTLYDDVAFTTATPPPGLTQVSTDPFTNTSSQHATELEPDTFAYGNTIVASSQVGRFTDGGSSDIGWNTSTDGGTTWQHGMLPGITTYQGGTWARVSDPSVAYDAKHGTWMVTGLVIDSNVNGAGVTVSRSANGTSWQNPVMAVGNDGQGYDKEWIVCDNSTSSAYYGTCYVEVDITSSGNRVVMSRSTDGGATWSSPVSPSGNPTGLGGQPLVQPNGTVVVPYSTNGSSIRAFNSTNGGSSWSSSTLIANVSSHAVAGNLRDGEGLPSAEIDGSGKIYVAWQDCRFRSGCPANDIVYSTSTNGTSWSAVTRVPIDATTSSVDHFIPGIGIDPTTSGSTAKIGLYYYFYPDANCTSSTCQLEVGYISSANGGSTWSRPATVAGPMSLSQIADTTQGSMVGDYISTSVISGKAVSTFAVGKTPANGQAFDEALYTAGPLAVTGGSARSTAHGAASVTAPSKSAGSGPLPTRR
- a CDS encoding carboxypeptidase-like regulatory domain-containing protein, coding for MKRPLRTTLAVPALAAVLSAAGCADSRGSGTPGASGSGIEGRTTVDGGCPVIRVHSPCPDRPLRARLTITGRGAERTVAETTSGADGHFRVSLPPGTYTVHPANLTGAVAPIAQPTNVTVTVGRFATVVIPFDSRIR
- a CDS encoding WD40/YVTN/BNR-like repeat-containing protein codes for the protein MLPTRHQRRFITCTVVAAAFGLVTTQSFASSNNTRPRPWQARHQAAIGREHIKAVHAGHGMSALAAAEGGDDGGADEAENSAESTAQFTEARTAPGVVAPGAYGAAWQQLQSMRHTSGGWDHVTKKAYNSDDPRYRDVNSNSSGGAGKVTGRITGIAADDQGYVYAGGANGGVFRSTTGGGHWKPIADKLPSLSTGTLALDGRQRLWYATGESNTGATSFVGTGVYVLKDPRHGQFQPGDRVGGAELESTVIHALRFAGTTVWAATSTGVWSHSTTTLSGPWKHEFAPNPDYLPGGSKADDPSAPYKNIANDIAVDPKDPNKVLLAVGWRGGDTYNGLYAKADDGSWKPVSGLGDLPTSSADVGNVTFASAADGSRLYAIDQSPAQMAANPDSGLKGVYVSKNGSPFGPWTLIADYTKLKASGSALQSAGYMPGIQAWYNQFLQVDPANPDHLYLGLEEVFETKNGGQSWTTPGPYWNFPFPCWSIDPSKQTGDCSPTTHSDQHAVAIGSYQGKTWAYVGNDGGIYRRPLNGAVDSGGHAKDWQSLSDGTLDTLQYYSVGVGKDLTNGGVSVTGGLQDNGQSILRGRDKVMGSNFGGDGGDTIADPANGCNIAAEYVYLDVWVTQNCGVNDGSWSTDPSKATEYEVAPPDKDQGGAGARFIAPIAADAKDTGTWIAGGRHVWVNTKGFAIRSGKEWANAYDLGEGHVATAVASSGGTVYVGWCGPCNNQGFTRGIAVGNADGTGWHQLNLPVDGTIPNRYVSGFEIDPADAQHVYVAINGFSRKWTEGPGAGVGHVFESKDGGASWTDISANLPDVPADTVKLLPNGGLALGTDLATFYRPAGATKWLVLGHDLPTTAVMQLRLGPDGTLYAATHGRGIWSFDVRRLKARKD